In the Anaerostipes caccae L1-92 genome, CTATGGGGACACATATCATAGCAGGCGGAAAGGAATATGTGGTGGAGGATACCGGAGATTTTGACCGTTATGGTGTAGACTTTGATATGTATTTTGGAGACCATGGGACAGCCCAGAATTTTGGACATCAGGATATGGAGGTATTTTTGGCTGATTCCAATGGCAGCAACACGGTGGAAGTAACACACACCTCATTATATGTGTACAACCTTACCTATGAAGATTATATTGAACTTGGCAAACTGACACCCAGTCAGGAGAAGTTGCTGCGTGAGGTCATGAGTGACGAATTCCTGCACAGTATGCCTGCAAGCGGCATTGGCGAGCAGGTGGCACTTGCGGCGTTAGATAAGGTTGGCTGCCAGTATAGCCAGGATTTGCGGTATGAGGAAGGATATTATGACTGCAGTTCTCTGGTACAGAGGTTATATGCAGAATTTGGTATAAACCTTCCATCCGTTGCATCAACACAGGGACAGTATATTGTAGACAATGGTCTACAGGTTAGTGAAAATGAACTACGGCCAGGAGATTTGATCTTCCATTCCCGTGATACAAATGCGGGGGAATTTATGTCTATTGGGCATGTGGCGATTTATGTAGGAAATGGGATGCAGGTGGACGCACGAGGGACAGCATATGGCGTGGTTTACCGGCCATTGGTTCCGTCTAACATCGGTTTGTATGGAAGGCCATGTCGGTAGCATCAGCATACAAATTTGCTTTGAAGTTCTAATCGTAATGTAATTTAAAGGTAATGAAACTGAGGAGGGATAAACATGCTGTAAATGAAAAGAAGAAATCAATAAGAAATGAAGAAAAAATTGAGGGCAGTCGGCAAGACTGCCTTTTTGAAAGGAGAATGCCAATGTCTGACTATATGGAGGACAATTTTTATTATCTTGAAAAGGTCAGGATGAAAGGGGAATACCATGTAATACTGTATAAAGCCTGGATGGGGCTGTGGGAGGCACGGGAGGCGTTTCTGGACGGTCTGCAGGAAGGTATGATAAACAGGCAGCTAGTCTTGGGAGTAGAAAAGGATGGAGAGAAAATCCCATTTTTCCAGTGTGATGATGGTAAATTCTATATACCAGAAATAAAATCCAGAGATATGCTAGGGAAGCCTGCAGATACATTACTGGAAGAATTGAGTGGGCGTTTTGGGATAGAAGAATGTGGGGAGAAGCAAGTTGTTTATATAAGCGATACCAAAGAACAGGATTATGATATCCGCATAACCGAAACATTAAGTAAAATAGTGACGGTCAGGGCACAGAGCATGGAATCATCCTTATCAGAGGCACATGACAATTATTCGGACGCAAAAAGTGGTTATGTATTGGATTACAGCGACCTGCGGGGTGTAACCTTGTCAATGGTGGGTATCCATCGGGAAAAGCCGCGGAATATGGGTGGGAGATGAGTAGGGAAACATTAAAAGAAAGACTGGAAGACTCTTTTTGCCGCTGGGACAAGGAACTATTAAGTGGAGGCAGTGATCCTTATTATACTGACGGGCAAAATATGAACCTGTTAAGAAACCATATCATTAGCGCGAAGTATGATATGAAGGAGGCAGGGGAATTTCCAGAAATTTACCACCGAAAGACACCGGAGAAGCTGCCGGAACATTTTATGGTACAGGCGGAAAAGATTTATTGGGCAGCCGTTGGTATCTTCCGTCAATGTAGGGACGATGTGGACTATCAGTATTTATGCGGACTGGAACTAAGTCCTAAAATGGATAATGGGCTTGAAATCAGAAATGCATTAAGAAATGTAAGGGAATTGGAGGATGCAATCAGGAACCAGGATTTTGTCATTATGAGAAGGCACCGTGAGATACCTGATTTTAAAAAATACAGACAGATTATTGAAAGCAGCCCAGAGAAAATAGAACCCAAAATGGAACAGATGAGTTTATTTACTATGGCAGACCGGGAAAGAAGGTGAACCTATGGATCAGCACACCATGAAGGTATCAGATTTGTATGATATTGCAATTTTTGATATCTCGCGTGACGGTGAACAGTGGAGAAAATATCTGGAGTTTTCTGCCAGGGGGAATTTATATCGTTTTGACTTTTTGAATACATGTATCATTTACGAACAATACCCGGAGGCAGAAATCCTCCTGGGATTTTCAGACTGGAAGAAAGCAAAGCGTTATGTCAGGGGCGGTGAGATTGGAATCGCAACATTTCCCATTGAGATGCTGGGAGGTGCGCAGTATGTCTATGATATCAAAAGCACCGGCGGAAGGGTTATGCCTTGGATATGGGAAATCAATGAAGAAAATGCTCCTGCTTTTGCAAAGAGGCTATTTCCAGAACAATATCAGGAAGAAAATAATTTCAGGATAGCAATAAAAAACTTTACGAGAACATATGTACGTGCTATAATGGAAGAGGAAAACGACAGGATTCATGAAATAGCAGTTCTTACCAGCAAGGATGAATTGGACGATAAACAAATGTCACCAGTTGAAGAATTCATCCTGCAGAGCACCGCATACTTGGTATTAAGGCGATGCGGGATTGATACTTTTGATACAGGACTGTCTGCAATAACAAACTACCAGGAAGAGGTGATACTATCCAAAATAGGTATCCTCATATCGGATATTGCAGAGAGGACGTTGCGGAGATTTGCAGAGATTGCGAAAGAGATCCGGGAAGATGAAAGGAGAAATCAAGATGGTAGAACTGAATTACAGGAAAGAAAAGGACGGGCTGCTGTACCCGATGCTGGAGACAGGGAGCCAACAGGCGGAAGGGCTGGAGACGCTGGGCAGATACGCGAAGCTGGCACAGGAATACCTGCTGGAGAAGGAGGAAAGCCGGTACAGCCTGTTGCTGCGGACGGGCAAACTGCCGGAGCTGCTGAAACAGATAGAGGCGGAAGCGTGGGAGCTGCACGACCAGATCGTGGAGGACTACGTGAGGATAAAAGCGGTGGAGAGGAACATCAATCCGGCGGATACGATGGAGATGACCAGACTTCGAAACGAAGCAGCGATGATAGCTCAGGAAACCGTGATGCAGGAAGTAATCTGCAAGCCGAGGTAATAGATACTGATATAGAGGAAGGAACTGCTGTTGCGGTTCCTTCTTTTTCTGTTGAACCAGTGCCTGTAGAAGTGACAGATGAATTATGCAGAGAAGTGGTATTAGCAGGCGCACTGGAACCTATCCTAAAGAAAAAGATCTATGATTT is a window encoding:
- a CDS encoding DpnD/PcfM family protein — translated: MSDYMEDNFYYLEKVRMKGEYHVILYKAWMGLWEAREAFLDGLQEGMINRQLVLGVEKDGEKIPFFQCDDGKFYIPEIKSRDMLGKPADTLLEELSGRFGIEECGEKQVVYISDTKEQDYDIRITETLSKIVTVRAQSMESSLSEAHDNYSDAKSGYVLDYSDLRGVTLSMVGIHREKPRNMGGR
- a CDS encoding TnpV protein, yielding MLETGSQQAEGLETLGRYAKLAQEYLLEKEESRYSLLLRTGKLPELLKQIEAEAWELHDQIVEDYVRIKAVERNINPADTMEMTRLRNEAAMIAQETVMQEVICKPR